Sequence from the Thermococcus nautili genome:
GAACGTTATGAAGCGCGTCTCCTTGTGGGTGACCGTCATTATCATGGCAAACCCGATGAGGGCCCAGCTTATCAGGAGCCATCCCTTTTCGTCCTGCTTCTGTCTTACAAGCCCCAAAACCACCAGAGCCGGAAGGACGTGGCCTATGTCCTTGAAGAGCCACTTCAGGAAGGTTGACACCGAGACTGGCCTGTCGGCGGTAACGACCCTGCTCGCTACCTCAAACGGCTTCAGCGCCCCCCCGTAGTGAAGGTGGCCCAGGTAGAGCCAGGGACTCAGGGTGAGGAGGAGCAGGGCGAAGCCAATGAGGTACTCCCTTTTTTTGACCCAGTTCCAGTACTCGGTGAGCCAGAGGTAAGTGATGAAAACCGCTATTATTGAGAGCCCAGTGTAGCGCGTCAGTATCGCGAGGCCGGCCGAAACGAAGGCGAGATAAATCCTCGTGGGGTTTCCACTTTTTCTTCCGGTGTAGAGGAGGTAGATGGCCAGGGTGTAGAAGAACGTGAACTCGCTGTGGACGAGCTCTCTGGTTCCCATTGTGAAGGCGAGGGCGTTGAAGATGAAGAAGGCCGAGGCGAAGATTCCCTTAACGAACCTTTCAAAGAGCTCCAGGGTTAGCAGGTAAACCAGGACCGCCGTCAGGGCAAAGAAGACGGCCGATACGAGCCTTGCAACCCTTAGCTGGCTCAGGGGTTCGTGGACGAAGTGGTAGAACAACGAAAGGGTGTACGGGTAGAGCGGGGGACGGTACATCATGTAGGCTCCCTGGTAGGTGAAGCTCGTTGGATTGACCGCGAGGTTCCTCGCGATGTCAATGTAAAGCGCTCCGTCGTAGCTCAGGGTGTCCCAGGGTGGAAACGTGATGAGCTCTATGCCCAGGGCAAACAGGAAAACGATTCCCGGCAGGACCTTCCGGGTTAGGGTTCTCTTATCCATCTTCCTTCACCCCTGCAAGGTACGCCATCAGGAGGATTGCAACGAGGAACTGTCCCTCAATCCCAATGTCGAGGGCAAGAATTGCAACGGTGAGCGCGAAGGTTCCCGTGAATGGATTCTTCGAAGCCCTTCCCAGGGCGAGCCCGAGGATTAGGGCCTCAAGGAGTCCGAGAATCCCGAAGTCGTAAGCCGGCTGTCCAAAGAGCGTGTACGTGTATCCGACTTCCTTTCCAAAGAGCTCCCCCACGTAGCCGGTGGGGTCCGGGTTGAAGAGGAGCTCCCGGTTTCCGAGGGGCATTCCCAGGTGGAAGAGCCTCTCGTAGACTGTGTAGGAAGAGGCCGGTCTGTAGAGAAGGCTCCCGAGGAAGCCGAGCCTCCAGGTGGAGTACTCCCTCACCGTTACGTAGTGTCTCGCCAGGAACACCGCCAGGAGAAGGACGATACCAAGCAAAACCGCTTTCCTGTGTCTTTTAAGTTCTTCGATGGTCAATTTGTTGTCGTAGGCCATTCTAAGGGCGTATGCAGCCGCCACTCCTAACCCGACTGTTCTCGACGCGCTGATGAGCGCAATCGCCTCGCCAAGTACCAGAAGGCGAACGTCTGGAAAAACTGCTATTGTCCCAATGATTATGTCTCCTGCAACGAGAAACGGAACGCTCGCGCTCGTGTATCTCAGTTCCGGCTTTAACACTGGGATTCCCCATTTGATACACGCAAAGACCGTCAGGGAAACCGCTAAGAGCACCGCCGGAAGGACGGCTTTCCTCAGAAGGTTCCTCTTCAACGCAAAAAACAGAATCGCAAAGCTGACGAGTCCGCCGATAAAGTAGATGGGACCGAGAGGAACGAGGAGGATTAATGCTGGAAGAAAGGCCTCTCCCCTCAGCCTTGGTCCCAGGTTTTCTCCGATGAGGAGGAGGGAGAGAAAAAGGATGGCGTAGAGGGCCGGACCCACGTCTATCCCCTTGAAGTAAAGGACCTTTCCCAGCCACGCCATGCCGAGGTAAGTCCATGCGGTTAAAGCAAAGACCTCAGTGGGCTTCACGTTTTCTCATCACCTTCCATCCCTTGTAGACCGCGTAGGCACCGAGGAGGAAGAGGACGTAAACGGGGAGGTCAAGGATTCCGGTTTCAACCCCGACTATCCCATAGGCGAGCGTTGAATAGTAGAGGGCTCTGGTGGTTGGATGGGTGGCCTTCGAAACGGCCCCGTAGTAGAGCCCGAGGAGGAAGCCTTCTATTACGGCGAAGATTCCAAAGTCCAGGTACATTCCCCCCAGGAGCGTGGCCGTTATCGTTGCCCCAGTGTGAACGTAGAGGAACTTCGCTATGAGTCCCCTCGGAGAATAGCCTCCCCATATGTAGGAAGCCACTCCGGCCCACTGCAACTGTCCCCCATAAGTTCCGCTCCAGTCCCCGCGCCAGATTATTACGTCGAGGGCAGAGACCGTGCTCTGAAAGCGGACCCAGAGGCTCGATAGAGTGTTCCCCCTGAGGAACGTTATGAGCAGGAACAGCCCAGCGCCCCCGGCGAGAATTCCGGCGAGTTTTTTGACGTCGAGTTTTCCTTCCCCCTTGGCGCTCTCGTAATAGGCGGAGCCTATGGCTATTATTGAGACGAGGACTGGAGTTCTGTAGGCGTAGAGGGAAACCGCAACGGGGTAGAGGAGGGCGTACCTCTTTCCCCTGATGAAGAGGTAGACGCTGGCCGGGACACCGAGGAAGTAAGTCAATGCCGTCAGCCTCGGGTTGAGATGCGTCCTTATTGCCGGGTGCAGAAGGGGGATGTTTCCGAGCCTTATGACCTGATAGAGGATTATTCCTATCGCTATCCAGAACGCGTAATTCACGTACCTCTCGTCGATTTCAAAGCCCAGGTCCCTCCATTCAACTCTATCTCCCCGGCGTATTCCGAAGAGTATCGCCAGCGCAAAGACGAGGCTCACCGCGAGCGTCTTGGGCTCGGCGAGGCCTACTGCCACGTAGGTCATAAAGAGAACCGGCACGAGAGCCGGGAGTTTCATGGACCTCTCACCTCAACGAGCTTCAGGGGAAGGTTTCTTTCGTCGGAGTTAACGTAGAGAAGACCGTAGGTGTACACCGTATAGTTGCCGAGGTACTTGATTAGGTACTGAACCGGAACCATATTGGCGGTTATTATCGCGCCATTGGGGCCGAGGTGGTTTATCGTTATTGAGCCGTAGGTTTTGTAGTCCGCCATGTACTTCAGCTTGCCTATCTCTATTGGGGTTATCCCATCCCCGATGTAAATTTTCCCGGAGTAGCGGACGGAGTAGTACTGGTCGGGGAGTAGTTTTGAGAAAACCTCGGACCCCTTGCCCTCCATCGGGTCAACCCCGTAGAGGTACACTTTACCGTGGTAGACTATTCTGATGAGTTTTGCCTTTATGTCCTCTCGCGTTGCCTCGGGTCCGCCGACGGTATAAGTGGTTCCGTTCACGACTATGGAGATGGTAGAACCCCTCACGCTCAGGAGGTTGCCCTCGATGGTCTTCCCGTCAACGGTTTTAACGATTATTGTCACGTTGAAGCCCCTCACGAGAAGGCCGTATGCGTGGTTCGCGGACTCGTATATCTCTCCTCCCTGGTAGTGTTGAACTTGGGAATTCAGGATGAACCCCACAAGGGCGAGTCCAATCAGGATTACAGCAATGTGGTTTGCTTTTATTTTCATCGTGACTCACCGGCTTTCATTATAGTGCATTAGTTTGCTTTTTGATTCACCGTTAGGTTAAAAATCTTTTCCGTAGTTGGAACAAGGTGTCAAGAGAATACTTCGATACTCAACGTTGTCCTTTCCGGCGTTTTCGAGCGCACCCCAGTCGAAATATTTATATCGGGGCGCCAAGTAGAGGATGTTGAAGTACCCCCATAGGAGGTGTTGGAATGAATAGAAAGGCGTTGAGTCTTTTAATCGTGGTAGTAATGACGCTCGCGATAGTACCAGCAGCGTTCGCTCAGGCGTATGTGCCATTAAATACAACGCTGAGTGAACCAATGGTGCACGACACAAAGGAGGTTACTACTGCGCTCTCAAAGTTCTATGACAACAATGACCGACCGTATATCCCAAAGTCAGTAATTTCTGCGTTTGTTCAAGCAAAAGCCATGGGATTTGATATGGTTCCTTTGATAGTTCACCTGAGGGAGGGCCACAACGTTTCTGAACTTGTTCAGGAGGGCTTTATGGTCTTTAATGTCTTCAAGCCTGTGAACCTTGTTTCGATAGGAGTTAAAGTTGATGACCTCAAAAAGCTTGCAAAGAGCAAAGCTATAGACCGAGTTTGGGTTGACCAGATTTACCAGCTTACTGACCCCGAACCTCGCTTTCAGATTGGAGACCCAAACAAGCCTAATTACTTCATTGGAAATGTTACTCTCACTGCAGATGAAGCCCAGGGACTTGCAAACGTTAGTGTTGAGTCCACGTTTGCCAAACAGATGTGGGAAATGGGGTTTGATGGCAGGAACGTTACGGTTGCCGTTATAGACACTGGTGTTGACCCAGGACACCCTGACCTTCAGTGGACTACCGACGGAAAGCCCAAGATTGTGGACTACGTTGACTTAACTCCAACGTATATTCTCAGCAAGTACTTTGGGATTCCAGCTAAACCTGCCTCGGGATGGTTTAATACTTCGACTGAGGTTAGGGCAATAAACGGTACCGTTGTCTATATGAACAGGACTTTCAAGTTGCCTACCAACGCTGTTTCGAAGAGCGGAATATACCATATAGGCCATGTTGAGGAGTGGGGCGTTGAACTCGATGGTGATTTCGTGAACAATACTAACTACTGCCCATACACTAACGACGATCTTGATCCTGTATGTTACGCGAATCACCACGACTCGTGGGCAGGTGCAATACTCCTCGTTGACAACGACACCCCTGGTGTATACAATCTTGTCTATGTTGACACCGACGATGATGGTAGCTTTGCCGATGAGAAGCCTCTCACAGTCTACAGGACTCATCCCGGCCCAGACAATGTTGGTGCGTGGATATGGAGTGAAAAGTTTGGGATAAAGAAGAGCTTCGTTGTCTCCGATATGGACCCCAATGGAAACTGGGTTATACTGGGCTACGACATGGGTGACCACGGCACCCACGTTGCTGGAACAATTGCCGCCAACGGCTGGATTAAGGGCATGGCTCCTGGAGCTCAGTTGATGGTTATTAAAGTCGGAGCAGACTATGGGGGATATATCCTTACTAGCTACCTTATAAACGCCTTCCTCTACGCTGCCCTAGGTCCCGATGGAAAGCCCAACACCGGAGACGAAGCCGACGCGGTTAGTATGAGCATTGGAGGCCTCCCGCTCTTCCAGCTTGGTGATGACAATGATGACTTGGTTCTTGACTGGGTTGCCGACCAGTTTGATATACCGTTCTCAATTTCGGCAGGAAACGAGGGTCCGGGAATAAACTCGGTTGGTTCTCCAAGCACGGCTTTCAATGCAATATCCGTTGGAGCGGCTATGGAGAAACTCAGAATGGAGTGGCTCAATGAGCACATGATAAACACCAGTGAATACCAGTACGTTTGCTCACTGTGCAACCTCAGTGAAGTTCCGCTGTTCCCGGTTGACGAACTCAATGACTACGCAGTTGTTACCACATTCAGCTCTCGCGGTCCTAATGAAGTTGGTCAGATGAAACCAACGCTCGTTGCCCCTGGTGCTGACATAATGTCTACAATGCCCCTTGAGATGCTCTATCCTCTCAGCAGAAACAAGGTCCCCTACCAGTACATGAGTGGTACCTCCATGGCTGCTCCTCACGTTGGTGGAGCATTGGCCCTGCTCATTGGGGCTTACAAGGAAACCTACGGTGTTAAGCCGACCCCAGACATGCTTGAAGATGCCCTCGTTCGCGGTGCGATACCCCTTAATCAGAGCATCGTTGACGCGGGACTTGGATTCCTTAACGTTACCGGTGCATGGGATGTCCTCAAGACTATGACGCACGTTGAGGAGTCTCCGCTTGTTTACTCCGGTTACTATGCAAGGGACAGTGAGAAAAGGGAGCAGTTCCAGGACGCTCTAAAGGGTATCTTGGGCATCGGTTACCCATTCCTCCCGTATCCAGTTGAGTGGTCAGTGAACTTGTCTGACCCGTTAAACCCCGATGCACTCTATGACCTTGCAATGACTCCGAGATACAACTCCCCCTTTGGACTCATAACCGTCCACAATTCCGGAAACGAGTCAGTTAACCTTACCATTTATGCCACCGGAGAACTTGCACCATACATGTACCTTAACGATAACTTCACCCAGCTTAGAAATGGAGTAGGTTACAGGATACTCAATGTTACTATTGCCCCTAAGGACACTGTGCCAGTGTTTTTCACGACCCCATATGCCTTTGGAGTCAATCTCACGCCAGGTGTCCACGAAGCCTTGATTATTGGGGATGACCCAAGCACTGCCATAATTGATATGAAGGCTCCTGTTACGATAGTGGTCCCCTATGAGTTTGCACCAGAGAACAACTATACGATAAAGCAGACCCTTAACATAAAGGCCAACGAGGAAGGCAACTACAACCTCAACAGACTGCTCTTTAAGGTTCCCGCCGATGCTCAGCTCGTGGATATCAGCGTCTACCAGGAGACTGGCGCTGATGTAGTTAGCGTTGTCACAGATCCTGATGGAATGCAAATTATGGGGATTGGAACCGTCGGCCCCGAAATGCCAAATTCATCGGCTTGTAAAGTATATCGTGACATGGGTGGCCCGAGGGACCGGAGAGCGATTACTGACCCGGAGGGAGGAATCTGGGAGATATTTGCATCCAACAACTACTTCAATGCATGGGCATGGGATGTTTACGCACCACCACTGAAAGCCAAGATTGACTACAACGTATCAATCTACGGCGTAAAGCCCGCTGACTACATACCAGAGGTTCCCTACGACTCTGGCATGGTCATCTTCAACTACACTGTTCAGAATCTCTACGCTCCAATAGACGCCTTTGTGGCAGTATCAGGTGTCGGTCCCTACAACGCGAGCATTGAAACTGTCGGCCAGGACGAGTGGTATGTAGAGCAGTTCACTGTGCCAAAGAACACTTCGCTCGTTCACTTCTCTATAAGCAACCCCGGAGACCCCGAGGCAGACCTTGACCTATACGTCATTGGACCCGATGGAACTACCTACGACCAGCAAGTTGGTCCGACCTCTGACGAGACCTTTGAGCTTGAGAACCCGCAGCCTGGGATTTACACAATACTTGTTTACGGTTACGATGTTCCCAGTAACGAGACTACGTTCCTCCTCACGAAGTACGCACTCAGAGATGGCTACCTCTATGCATACCAAGAGAACATGAGCCTCGGTGCCGGTGAGACTGCCAATGTCACCCTTGCACTCAATGCCACTGCGGATGTCTATCCAGGTCTCAATGTGGGTGAACTCTACCTCCTGCTCAAGGATCCGTACATCAATGATGGTGTTAAGGAAGTCGTCAGCACAAAGGTCTTCGTTAAGGTCGGGGGCTCATCATTTGCAGTAGGTCTTGAGAAGAACGAACTTAAACTTGGTGAGGAGAGCCCAGTCATAATTGTCAAGGATGCCCTTACCGGAGTTCCGGTGCCCGGTGCTG
This genomic interval carries:
- a CDS encoding S8 family serine peptidase, translating into MNRKALSLLIVVVMTLAIVPAAFAQAYVPLNTTLSEPMVHDTKEVTTALSKFYDNNDRPYIPKSVISAFVQAKAMGFDMVPLIVHLREGHNVSELVQEGFMVFNVFKPVNLVSIGVKVDDLKKLAKSKAIDRVWVDQIYQLTDPEPRFQIGDPNKPNYFIGNVTLTADEAQGLANVSVESTFAKQMWEMGFDGRNVTVAVIDTGVDPGHPDLQWTTDGKPKIVDYVDLTPTYILSKYFGIPAKPASGWFNTSTEVRAINGTVVYMNRTFKLPTNAVSKSGIYHIGHVEEWGVELDGDFVNNTNYCPYTNDDLDPVCYANHHDSWAGAILLVDNDTPGVYNLVYVDTDDDGSFADEKPLTVYRTHPGPDNVGAWIWSEKFGIKKSFVVSDMDPNGNWVILGYDMGDHGTHVAGTIAANGWIKGMAPGAQLMVIKVGADYGGYILTSYLINAFLYAALGPDGKPNTGDEADAVSMSIGGLPLFQLGDDNDDLVLDWVADQFDIPFSISAGNEGPGINSVGSPSTAFNAISVGAAMEKLRMEWLNEHMINTSEYQYVCSLCNLSEVPLFPVDELNDYAVVTTFSSRGPNEVGQMKPTLVAPGADIMSTMPLEMLYPLSRNKVPYQYMSGTSMAAPHVGGALALLIGAYKETYGVKPTPDMLEDALVRGAIPLNQSIVDAGLGFLNVTGAWDVLKTMTHVEESPLVYSGYYARDSEKREQFQDALKGILGIGYPFLPYPVEWSVNLSDPLNPDALYDLAMTPRYNSPFGLITVHNSGNESVNLTIYATGELAPYMYLNDNFTQLRNGVGYRILNVTIAPKDTVPVFFTTPYAFGVNLTPGVHEALIIGDDPSTAIIDMKAPVTIVVPYEFAPENNYTIKQTLNIKANEEGNYNLNRLLFKVPADAQLVDISVYQETGADVVSVVTDPDGMQIMGIGTVGPEMPNSSACKVYRDMGGPRDRRAITDPEGGIWEIFASNNYFNAWAWDVYAPPLKAKIDYNVSIYGVKPADYIPEVPYDSGMVIFNYTVQNLYAPIDAFVAVSGVGPYNASIETVGQDEWYVEQFTVPKNTSLVHFSISNPGDPEADLDLYVIGPDGTTYDQQVGPTSDETFELENPQPGIYTILVYGYDVPSNETTFLLTKYALRDGYLYAYQENMSLGAGETANVTLALNATADVYPGLNVGELYLLLKDPYINDGVKEVVSTKVFVKVGGSSFAVGLEKNELKLGEESPVIIVKDALTGVPVPGAEVYINGEYYGLTDENGKLQLDIEPEMLKLGEHTLNVTIARSGYATYKGTLKYTVIDPLASPLLSPKEAEPIVVGNAEVTEVTVSGSDVKVTVNGPSGETAYVIVPLPSDTIDVQVYGDHVVDWYVEKGENGVYLVVEVKFASPVTFEVRYRTLRMTFRGLTYLYYHNFGKYNSTFAELYQKAVDANVDQSILQQAMEHYHKAMEEYNKALEIAPGPIVRSLGDFRLFIHLRKAYAEIRKAVMILQEALEAQGS
- a CDS encoding ArnT family glycosyltransferase, whose amino-acid sequence is MDKRTLTRKVLPGIVFLFALGIELITFPPWDTLSYDGALYIDIARNLAVNPTSFTYQGAYMMYRPPLYPYTLSLFYHFVHEPLSQLRVARLVSAVFFALTAVLVYLLTLELFERFVKGIFASAFFIFNALAFTMGTRELVHSEFTFFYTLAIYLLYTGRKSGNPTRIYLAFVSAGLAILTRYTGLSIIAVFITYLWLTEYWNWVKKREYLIGFALLLLTLSPWLYLGHLHYGGALKPFEVASRVVTADRPVSVSTFLKWLFKDIGHVLPALVVLGLVRQKQDEKGWLLISWALIGFAMIMTVTHKETRFITFLAPVMGILAVEGVSLIVDGIEKALELAGRPIKPWKKAITIGLALLLLIPVGGNAFVLKERWNITGKYDSHVLRYASEHYPGERLLVSPYLYTMAGFYYPGAKVEMILYRKDVEKKISEGYYDVIIHKDPNTYLNILKSGNYELVKEFYNGKFKIFIRKNLGAN
- a CDS encoding phospholipase D-like domain-containing protein: MKIKANHIAVILIGLALVGFILNSQVQHYQGGEIYESANHAYGLLVRGFNVTIIVKTVDGKTIEGNLLSVRGSTISIVVNGTTYTVGGPEATREDIKAKLIRIVYHGKVYLYGVDPMEGKGSEVFSKLLPDQYYSVRYSGKIYIGDGITPIEIGKLKYMADYKTYGSITINHLGPNGAIITANMVPVQYLIKYLGNYTVYTYGLLYVNSDERNLPLKLVEVRGP